Proteins found in one Fusarium oxysporum Fo47 chromosome V, complete sequence genomic segment:
- a CDS encoding peptidase S8/S53 domain-containing protein — protein sequence MKLFISLFLLAELIGLTLAQAKVQNANIEPELVVPNSYIIKYKSKASSSSKKKHEKAIHKKAKSKGKEGIVDNIDLDGFKGYVAEIPSSELQEVIDSDLVDYIEQDTIVNVSAVAAPSLGPITKRGYTTQASAPWGLARTSHVYSQKGVDTRYSYDATAGTGTAVYVIDSGIRTTHKEFGGRALWGANFVSGSPNTDEYGHGTHVAGIVGGKTYGVAKGCRMYAVKVIDKDGGGTMSNILQGLQWAVNHAKSRGITKTSIINASLGGPYTKIGNDAVKAATDLGITIVVAAGNDGDDAAYYSPASASSAITVAAIDSANYRTSWSNYGRVVDIFAPGSDILSAGHLSDSSSIYKSGTSMAAPHVAGLAAYFMAKEGLRGSVAVTKRIVAAADTNVVGYAVDSPHRVAYNGGGK from the exons ATGAAGCTCTTTATctctttatttcttcttgCAGAACTTATCGGTTTAACCCTTGCCCAGGCAAAAGTTCAGAACGCCAACATCGAACCCGAACTTGTCGTCCCAAacagttatattattaaatataaatcGAAGGCTTCCTCTAGCAGTAAGAAGAAGCATGAAAAGGCCATTCATAAGAAGGCTAAAAGCAAGGGAAAAGAGGGCATTGTGGATAATATCGACCTCGATGGTTTCAAAGGCTATGTCGCCGAGATTCCTTCCTCGGAACTTCAGGAAGTCATTGACTCTGATCTG GTCGATTACATTGAGCAGGATACCATTGTGAACGTCTCTGCTGTTGCGGCCCCTAGCTTAGGCCCGATCACGAAACGCGGATATACTACCCAGGCGTCCGCTCCTTGGGGTCTTGCCCGTACCTCTCATGTCTATTCTCAGAAAGGTGTAGACACTCGGTACTCTTACGATGCGACGGCTGGCACTGGCACGGCTGTTTATGTCATCGATTCGGGTATTCGTACTACGCACAAGGAGTTTGGGGGTCGTGCCTTGTGGGGAGCTAATTTTGTTAGCGGCTCTCCTAATACAGACGAGTACGGCCATGGGACACATGTTGCTGGCATTGTCGGTGGCAAGACCTACGGCGTAGCTAAAGGCTGCAGGATGTATGCTGTCAAGGTGATTGATAAAGACGGCGGTGGCACAATGTCTAATATCCTTCAGGGCTTGCAGTGGGCTGTCAATCACGCCAAGTCCCGTGGCATCACCAAGACGAGCATTATTAATGCATCTCTTGGCGGCCCCTATACCAAGATTGGCAATGATGCTGTCAAAGCTGCCACTGATCTCGGGATTACTATCGTTGTTGCAGCTGGCAATGACGGGGATGATGCTGCCTACTACTCgcctgcttctgcttcatcgGCCATTACTGTTGCCGCTATTGATTCTGCTAATTATCGCACGTCATGGTCAAACTATGGCCGCGTGGTAGATATCTTTGCGCCTGGTAGCGATATACTCAGTGCGGGGCATCTGAGCGACTCTAGCAGTATATATAAGTCCGGCACAAGTATGGCTGCGCCGCATGTTGCTGGTCTTGCGGCGTATTTTATGGCAAAGGAGGGACTTCGGGGCTCTGTTGCTGTTACTAAACGTATCGTCGCCGCTGCTGATACCAATGTTGTTGGATACGCTGTAGATAGTCCCCACCGTGTCGCTTATAATGGTGGTGGCAAATAG
- a CDS encoding cutinase-domain-containing protein, with protein MKFIAVLSFFAAASVALPTSNPSSELEVRAELEERQSGSITRDDLSNGASSACPPVIFIYARGSTELGNLGTLGPRVASVLESNYGSNGVWIQGVGGAYRATLGDNALPRGTSSAAIREMIGLFNLANSKCPSAKIVAGGYSQGAALAAASIEDLSTAVRNKVVGTVLFGYTKNLQNLGRIPNYPRERTLVFCNIGDLVCTGSLIVAAPHLAYQSDASGPAPQFLIQRVAATSI; from the exons ATGAAGTTCATCGCCGTCCTCTCATTCTTCGCTGCTGCGTCAGTCGCTCTTCCCACTTCCAACCCTTCTTCTGAGCTTGAAGTTCGTGCTGAGCTCGAGGAGCGTCAATCTGGAAGCATCACTCGCGATGATCTCTCCAATGGCGCTTCATCTGCTTGTCCTCctgtcatcttcatctacGCCCGAGGTTCCACTGAGCTTGGAAACTTG GGAACGCTTGGTCCCCGAGTTGCCTCTGTGCTTGAAAGCAACTACGGCAGCAATGGAGTCTGGATCCAAGGG GTTGGTGGAGCATACCGTGCTACCCTTGGGGATAACGCCCTTCCTCGAGGAACCTCTTCGGCAGCCATAAGAGAGATGATTGGTCTTTTCAACCTTGCAAACTCAAAGTGCCCTTCTGCAAAGATCGTTGCTGGTGGTTACAGTCAAGGTGCTGCCCTTGCTGCAGCCAGCATCGAGGATCTCAGCACTGCTGTCCGCAACAAGGTTGTCGGTACCGTCCTGTTCGGATACACCAAGAACCTGCAGAATCTTGGCCGCATTCCAAACTACCCACGAGAGCGAACCCTGGTTTTCTGCAACATTGGGGACTTGGTTTGCACTGGCTCCTTGATTGTTGCTGCTCCCCATCTGGCTTATCAGTCTGATGCCTCTGGACCTGCACCCCAATTCCTCATTCAGCGCGTTGCTGCTACCTCTATCTAG
- a CDS encoding uncharacterized protein (expressed protein), which produces MVHRLWEKIRMDTVNFNGLFLSARVGVLNYPGNIHDYVTSGQVQIIKKDISHLSKNGTINFADGTSYQTHALIAITGWKLSPNIQYKPDGIEASLGIPTESMSSEELAFWSHLDKEAEREILQKFPYLTRPPKNVIPYKQKVSPYRLYGGMAPPGLTSRSDNSIVFIKIVHSTANIIIAETQALWAYAYLNGMIDMNKDKVYQETALSSCYGRLRYPCGFSAWYPEFVYDTVPYADMLLRDLGVRSRRKRIATQEVFSGYTVQDYKGINRELAEKRRCDEGKKVI; this is translated from the exons ATGGTGCATCGTCTTTGGGAAAAGATCCGGATGGACACCGTCAACTTCAACGG TTTGTTCTTGTCTGCCCGCGTTGGAGTCCTGAACTATCCAGGCAATATTCACGACTATGTAACCTCGGGCCAGGTTcagatcatcaagaaagaCATCTCGCACCTCTCCAAAAACGGAACGATCAATTTTGCCGACGGTACAAGTTACCAGACTCATGCTTTGATAGCTATCACTGGATGGAAGCTTTCACCAAACATACAGTACAAGCCTGATGGAATTGAAGCGAGCCTCGGTATTCCAACCGAGAGCATGAGCAGTGAAGAGCTGGCGTTTTGGTCCCATCTTGACAAAGAAGCCGAACGTGAAATCCTTCAAAAGTTTCCATACCTCACTCGCCCACCTAAGAATGTCATACCTTACAAGCAAAAGGTCTCACCATACCGCTTGTATGGCGGCATGGCACCGCCAGGTCTGACATCGCGATCCGACAACTCCATTGTCTTTATCAAGATAGTCCACAGCAcagccaacatcatcattgCGGAAACACAAGCTCTCTGGGCATACGCCTATCTCAACGGCATGATCGACATGAACAAGGACAAAGTCTACCAGGAGACCGCGCTATCAAGCTGTTATGGCAGATTGCGCTATCCTTGTGGATTCTCAGCCTGGTACCCTGAGTTTGTGTACGATACTGTCCCGTACGCAGACATGTTGCTCCGGGATCTTGGTGTCCGTAGTCGAAGAAAACGCATTGCGACACAGGAAGTCTTTTCAGGATATACGGTCCAGGATTATAAGGGAATCAATAGAGAATTGGCGGAGAAAAGGCGCTGCGACGAAGGGAAGAAGGTGATTTAA
- a CDS encoding uncharacterized protein (expressed protein), whose product MDTGQCRSRVPQRHEGRTQRHAAKRHQCPKPGCGKSFSRPSHLARHALNHSAVEFECHRCAASFKRRDLLGTSMSGRSCNIHAIYRKI is encoded by the coding sequence ATGGACACCGGTCAATGCAGGTCCAGAGTACCTCAGCGTCATGAGGGGCGGACCCAGAGGCACGCAGCAAAGCGACATCAATGCCCCAAGCCAGGGTGCGGAAAGTCTTTTAGTCGGCCATCCCATCTCGCGCGGCACGCTCTGAATCATTCTGCTGTCGAGTTCGAATGTCACCGATGTGCGGCGTCTTTCAAGCGCCGCGATCTCCTCGGTACGTCCATGTCTGGCCGATCCTGCAACATCCACGCGATTTATAGAAAGATCTGA
- a CDS encoding uncharacterized protein (expressed protein) → MPPYNFPSVRASCDRCRFHKLKCIVNAEDKSVQQKCARCIRAKVECVYSQRARPKRQKNLESEGSSGEGEMGPLTPPTGSGEEVSFDNLDSSYTGSPDIWAMLNTSDFGVRLDESTMTFGNFAQTPSGVASASASGLHVGSMLDVVPNQILGNGLVTEPTTPKFDQNSALDSSARITPFMHDCTQSQTNGSIDIDGASPITRLSNLMADIYRTLAILTGSSHATKYPSFNFREYPIGTVLHLARTLVEIIPQVTSSFHTASAFTQDMTGVSRRDSISSISPFNSYSYYTDLQSITPPSSTASHSLKDSMDAPTKMLAMSCYSSLRRLYCLVLTHFETYLRMTLPPFTGELLSHNAAEVKALQLGELPVTDEVCSRIGTAVKLMLDALRSAEDMLGLSDYASTTRRCRKADPCGCPFSAGPTERGQDVTPLAYEELSEVFKDHAMMGYEGAHMDNLASKVESVKKMLKDRIDLRI, encoded by the coding sequence ATGCCTCCGTATAACTTCCCCTCAGTGCGAGCTTCATGTGATCGTTGCCGATTCCACAAGCTCAAATGCATCGTCAATGCAGAAGACAAATCAGTCCAGCAAAAGTGCGCCCGCTGTATCAGGGCCAAGGTTGAGTGCGTGTATAGCCAACGAGCCCGCCCAAAACGCCAGAAGAACCTCGAGTCAGAGGGCAGTTCCGGTGAAGGCGAAATGGGGCCTCTGACTCCACCAACTGGTTCTGGCGAAGAAGTGAGCTTTGACAATCTCGACTCGTCTTATACAGGCTCACCAGATATCTGGGCCATGCTGAACACTTCGGACTTTGGAGTCCGACTGGACGAGTCAACAATGACATTTGGCAACTTCGCACAGACACCGTCAGGCGTAGCATCTGCGAGCGCGAGTGGGCTGCATGTTGGCTCCATGCTCGACGTAGTACCGAACCAGATTCTTGGTAACGGACTGGTCACTGAGCCCACTACACCCAAATTCGACCAAAACAGCGCGTTGGATTCATCTGCGAGAATAACGCCCTTCATGCACGATTGCACGCAGTCCCAGACCAACGGGAGCATCGACATTGATGGGGCTTCGCCAATCACTCGGCTGTCAAATCTCATGGCCGATATTTACCGGACGTTGGCTATTCTCACGGGCAGCTCGCATGCGACTAAGTATCCCAGCTTCAACTTTCGCGAATATCCTATTGGCACCGTCTTGCACCTTGCTCGGACTTTGGTAGAGATCATCCCTCAAGTCACAAGCTCATTTCACACAGCCTCAGCATTTACCCAAGACATGACTGGAGTGTCGAGACGCGACTCGATATCTTCAATTTCTCCCTTCAACAGCTACAGCTACTACACAGACCTCCAATCCATCACACCCCCGTCTTCCACTGCATCTCACAGCCTCAAGGATTCCATGGATGCACCCACAAAAATGCTGGCAATGAGTTGTTACTCCTCGCTGCGCCGCCTGTACTGTCTGGTGTTGACTCATTTTGAGACCTATCTGAGGATGACACTCCCTCCCTTCACCGGCGAACTTCTGTCGCATAATGCAGCGGAGGTAAAGGCGCTGCAGCTCGGTGAGCTGCCTGTTACGGACGAGGTGTGCAGCAGGATTGGCACGGCGGTCAAGTTGATGCTGGATGCTCTCCGCTCCGCGGAGGATATGCTCGGCCTTTCTGATTATGCGAGCACTACGCGAAGATGCCGGAAAGCGGATCCATGCGGGTGCCCTTTCTCAGCAGGGCCAACAGAGAGGGGTCAGGATGTAACGCCGTTGGCGTATGAGGAGCTCTCAGAGGTATTTAAAGATCATGCTATGATGGGGTATGAAGGTGCGCACATGGATAATTTGGCAAGCAAAGTCGAGTCTGTTAAGAAAATGTTAAAGGATAGAATAGACCTCCGCATCTGA
- a CDS encoding natural resistance-associated macrophage protein-domain-containing protein — protein sequence MNKTSHTDEPFEGDDGYNQSPNPNSSDLTTNADFNGLVNSRTSLNDGSRALPDAAANMSGQIANDAPTETPGGSKAKLRLAHRSIDHGQPSGGLPSAPANPPAPAGSADNGTPIQRLKEMLIKFGSFIGPGFMISVAYIDPGNYSTDIAAGASYRFRLLFIVLLSNVFAIFLQSLAIKLGTVSGLNLAQACRAFLPRWLNYILYVFAEAAIIATDIAEVIGFAIALNLLVPKIPLVAGCAISILDVMVLLIFYRPEGSMKGLRYFEIFIMCLVLGVVVCFCIQLSLIKDTTPGEVFQGYLPSKYLIESEAIYQACGILGATVMPHSLYLGSGIVQPRLREYDELSALLPRQVASEPSIVDDSIDKGYYVPSEKAIKHSLKLSILDLAISLFTFALFVNSAILIVAGAALYNNPNARDADIFGIHDLLSKSISPAAGTIFALALLLSGVSAGIVCTIAGQMVSEGALNWNIKPWLRRLVTRSISITPSIIIAGAVGREGLNAALNGSQVALSIILPFVTAPLIYFTCRDKYMTVQTGSARWRTGDMDDETDAEGIVEAGTAVGRQGIKMTNSWFTMILAILIWLFMAIMNVANLVFLGK from the exons ATGAACAAGACTTCTCATACTGATGAACCCTTTGAGGGCGATGACGGCTATAACCAGAGCCCAAACCCGAATTCTAGCGATCTGACTACCAACGCTGACTTTAACGGGCTCGTCAACAGTCGCACTTCTCTGAACGACGGTTCTCGTGCTCTGCCTGACGCAGCGGCCAATATGTCGGGACAGATAGCCAACGATGCGCCTACCGAAACTCCCGGCGGCAGTAAGGCGAAGCTTCGGCTGGCTCATCGGTCAATTGACCATGGCCAGCCCTCAGGCGGTCTGCCCTCAGCACCCGCCAACCCGCCAGCACCAGCTGGTTCCGCCGATAACGGCACGCCAATTCAACGTCTGAAGGAGATGCTCATCAAATTTGGATCGTTCATCGGGCCTGGATTCATGATTTCAGTTGCATACATTGACCCCGGCAATTACTCTACCGACATCGCTGCTGGCGCTTCTTATCGCTTTCGTCTGTTGTTCATTGTGTTGCTGTCGAATGTTTTTGCTATTTTTCTGCAGAGTTTGGCGATTAAGCTTGGGACTGTTAGTGGACTTAATCTTGCGCAGGCTTGTCGGGCGTTTTTGCCGAGATGGTTGAATTATATTTTGTATGTTTTTGCTGAGGCTGCTATTATTGCTACGGATATCGCTGAG GTCATCGGTTTTGCTATTGCACTTAATCTTCTGGTCCCAAAGATTCCACTCGTGGCAGGATGTGCCATTTCTATCCTCGATGTCATGGTTCTCCTCATTTTCTACCGGCCTGAAGGATCCATGAAGGGCTTACGGTATTTTGAGATATTCATCATGTGCCTGGTTCTTGGCGTGGTTGTTTGCTTTTGCATTCAGCTATCTCTGATCAAAGATACCACACCCGGCGAGGTCTTTCAAGGTTATCTCCCGTCAAAGTATCTCATCGAGTCTGAAGC GATTTACCAGGCCTGTGGCATCCTCGGCGCGACAGTCATGCCCCACAGTCTATACCTTGGATCCGGCATTGTTCAACCCCGTCTACGTGAATACGATGAACTGAGTGCCCTGTTACCTCGTCAAGTCGCCTCAGAGCCATCCATTGTTGACGACAGCATTGACAAAGGCTACTACGTTCCCTCTGAAAAGGCAATCAAGCATTCTCTCAAGCTCTCCATCCTCGACCTGGCTATTTCTCTCTTCACGTTTGCGCTCTTCGTCAACTCAGCTATCCTCATCGTTGCAGGCGCTGCGCTCTACAACAATCCAAACGCTCGCGATGCGGATATCTTCGGCATTCACGATTTGCTTTCCAAGTCTATTTCGCCCGCTGCAGGCACCATTTTTGCTCTCGCACTACTTCTCTCTGGAGTTTCGGCTGGAATTGTTTGCACCATTGCCGGCCAGATGGTTAGTGAGGGCGCTCTGAACTGGAACATCAAGCCATGGCTGCGCCGTCTGGTGACTCGGAGCATTAGTATCACTCCGAGTATCATCATTGCGGGGGCTGTTGGTCGCGAGGGCCTCAACGCAGCACTGAATGGATCACAGGTCGCACTGAGTATCATCCTGCCATTTGTGACCGCACCACTTATTTATTTCACGTGCCGTGACAAGTACATGACGGTTCAGACTGGTAGCGCGCGCTGGCGTACGGGAGACATGGATGATGAGACGGACGCAGAAGGAATAGTAGAAGCCGGAACGGCAGTCGGACGCCAAGGTATCAAGATGACCAACTCGTGGTTCACCATGATTCTGGCTATTCTGATCTGGCTCTTCATGGCAATCATGAACGTGGCCAACTTGGTATTCCTTGGCAAGTAG
- a CDS encoding MFS transporter — protein MNEPAEESNMGVVKEEAQLGDIVDFEGDSDTLNPQNWPMGKKVYTTALWAMTTCWITFASAIYSAGTAEISQEFHVSYEVANAGTSLLIFGFALGPMLWAPLCEVYGRKWPALAPYFISAAFAFGTATAKDIQTILITRFFAGVFGSSPISITGGSIVDIWTPRQRGTPMVCYGITIAAAPTLGPIIGGAFIASGCGWRWTEYLTGIVMMVQFVLDALWLDESHADVLLTRKASRLRRSTGNFSLHAKWEETSPTFKSLLSTYLVRPFQMLLDPICLLLTIYTSFVYAILYASLESFALEYGRFRGWGPVVSQLPFLSLLIGCLFAAAANIFNNIYYGKKLVANHFKPVPEARLPPMMVGGFAFSAGLFLFGWTSVEHVSSPWPSIIGVFLTGVGFTTIFQSSLQYLVDTFTRYSASAIAANTFVRSMAAGAFPLFVWPMYEKIGIDWGSTIFACISVLLLPAPFLFFKWGYRIRARGEFSKLSTY, from the exons CCGCGGAAGAGTCCAACATGGGTgtcgtcaaagaagaagcccaatTGGGCGATATAGTCGACTTCGAGGGAGACTCCGACACGCTCAACCCCCAGAACTGGCCCATGGGGAAGAAGGTCTACACGACAGCCCTGTGGGCCATGACTACGTGCTGGATCACCTTCGCCTCCGCCATCTACTCGGCCGGCACAGCAGAGATTAGCCAGGAGTTCCATGTGTCGTACGAGGTAGCCAACGCGGGCACCAGTCTGCTCATTTTCGGCTTCGCCCTTGGACCCATGCTCTGGGCGCCTCTGTGCGAGGTTTACGGTCGGAAATGGCCTGCTCTCGCT CCCTATTTCATTAGCGCAGCTTTCGCCTTCGGCACTGCGACCGCCAAGGACATCCAGACAATCCTAATTACAAGGTTCTTCGCTGGCGTCTTCGGCAGCTCCCCCATCTCCATCACGGGCGGCTCCATCGTTGACATCTGGACCCCACGCCAGCGGGGCACTCCCATGGTGTGTTACGGCATCACCATCGCTGCGGCGCCGACCCTGGGGCCTATCATCGGCGGCGCCTTTATCGCGAGCGGCTGCGGCTGGCGCTGGACCGAGTACCTGACGGGCATCGTCATGATGGTCCAGTTCGTCCTAGACGCCTTGTGGCTAGACGAGAGCCACGCTGACGTGCTTCTCACACGGAAGGCCAGCCGGCTCCGTCGGTCTACGGGGAATTTCAGTCTCCACGCTAAG TGGGAGGAGACTAGCCCAACGTTCAAGAGTTTACTGAGTACCTACCTTGTCCGCCCGTTTCAGATGCTTCTGGATCCAATCTGCCTGCTGCTTACGATCTATACCTCTTTCGTCTATG CAATCCTTTACGCGAGCTTAGAGAGTTTCGCCTTGGAATACGGCCGGTTCCGAGGATGGGGCCCAGTCGTCAGCCAGCTTCCCTTTCTGTCCCTCTTAATTGGCTGTCTCTttgccgccgccgccaacatcttcaacaacatctaTTACGGAAAGAAGCTCGTCGCCAACCACTTCAAGCCTGTTCCTGAAGCGAGACTTCCACCAATGATGGTGGGCGGATTCGCCTTCTCTGCAggtcttttcctttttggCT GGACCTCGGTTGAGCACGTCTCGAGCCCTTGGCCATCCATCATCGGTGTCTTTCTTACAGGGGTGGGCTTCACCACCATCTTCCAATCGTCCCTCCAGTATCTCGTTGATACTTTTACTCGCTACAGTGCTAGCGCTATTGCGGCTAACACTTTTGTCCGATCCATGGCTGCAGGTGCTTTCCCTCTCTTTGTCTGGCCCATGTATGAAAAGATCGGCATCGATTGGGGCAGCACTATTTTTGCCTGCATTAGCGTGCTTCTGCTGCCAGCTCCCTTCCTCTTTTTCAAATGGGGTTATCGGATCAGGGCCCGTGGCGAATTCAGCAAGCTCTCGACCTATTAA
- a CDS encoding uncharacterized protein (expressed protein) produces MRITSLTLLFASSILGVEAAWDLYRDVQCNYKKSEVELWHNCFVDGKEPYTDNDCSLACARVGMNEGGKFAHASNYNGGQSCGLICYFK; encoded by the coding sequence ATGAGAATCACTTCCCTTACTCTGCTCTTTGCATCCAGCATCCTCGGCGTCGAAGCTGCCTGGGATTTATACCGAGATGTACAGTGCAACTACAAGAAGTCAGAGGTTGAACTTTGGCATAATTGCTTCGTGGATGGCAAAGAACCCTACACAGACAACGACTGCAGTCTGGCTTGCGCTCGCGTTGGTATGAATGAGGGAGGTAAATTTGCCCACGCCAGCAACTACAATGGCGGCCAAAGCTGTGGGCTTATTTGCTATTTTAAATAG
- a CDS encoding uncharacterized protein (expressed protein), which yields MQRCISITLRNTINSAKYYWAWGFPAMCLCMSVEIVWPVFSLLTAKSLPQEYRSLGGGLLQTVNNVGRALGLAIATAIQTAMAGDTNDEQESNVYLDGLRAAQWFNFALAVAGMLLALIFFRGLDKS from the coding sequence ATGCAGCGTTGTATCTCCATTACTCTTCGCAATACCATCAATTCCGCCAAGTACTACTGGGCATGGGGATTCCCTGCAATGTGTCTTTGCATGAGCGTTGAGATTGTCTGGCCTGTGTTCAGTCTGCTTACAGCCAAGTCTCTGCCGCAAGAATATCGATCTCTTGGTGGTGGCTTGCTTCAAACAGTGAATAATGTTGGTCGTGCTTTGGGGTTGGCAATTGCGACTGCTATACAGACTGCTATGGCGGGGGATACCAATGATGAACAAGAATCGAACGTGTATTTGGATGGGTTGAGAGCTGCGCAGTGGTTTAACTTTGCACTTGCCGTTGCCGGGATGTTACTAGCTTTGATCTTTTTCAGAGGCTTGGACAAGTCATGA